From Thermoflexus sp.:
CAGCTCCGGACGCCGGAGCGGGATGGGTATGCTGCCATCCAGCTGGGCTTTGAGGAAACCAAGCCCCGACGGTTGACCCAGGGCGAACGGGGGCATCTGCTCAAGCGGAATCTCCCCCCACTGCGGGTGTTGCGGGAGATCCGCCTCCCTGGCCCGGAGGCCCTGGCCTCTTATCAGGAAGGTCAGGTGTTGACCGTCTCGATCTTCTCGCCCGGGGAACGGGTGGACGTGACCGGCTGGTCGAAAGGGCGCGGCTTTGCCGGAGGCATCAAGCGACATGGTTTCGCCCGGCAGGCGAAAACCCACGGCCAGTCGGATCGCCATCGCGCCCCCGGATCGATCGGGACCAACACCGATCCCGGCCGGGTGGTGAAGGGGAAGCGCATGGCGGGCCATTATGGAAATGAGCGGGTGACGGTCCGGAACCTCCAGGTCGTCTGGGTGGATCCAGAGCGCCATCTGATCGCCCTCAAGGGCGCTGTCCCGGGTCCCCGGGGCGGGCTGGTGATCATTCGCCAGGCCAAACGGCCGTATTGAGGGGCGCTTTCGCCATGGACAGGCCCCGGAGCCAGCCTGTCGGCGAAGGCGGTTGGGGATACGTTCAAGGAGGCGTTGCGATGCGTGTGCCGGTCTGGAATATGGAAGGACAGCAGGTGGGGGAGATTGAGCTGCGACCGGAAGTGTTCGAGGCCCCCATTCATATTCCGTTGATGCATCAGGCGCTGGTCCGGCAGCTGGCCAACGCTCGCCTGGGGACCCACAAAACGAAGACCCGGGGGGAAGTGCATTACAGCAGCCGTAAGATGTGGCCCCAGAAGCACACCGGGCGGGCTCGCCAGGGCAGCCGGGATGCACCTCACTGGTATCACGGTGGAGTCGTGTTTGGGCCGCGGCCGCGCAGTTATGAGCAGAAGATGCCCAAGAAAATGCGCCGTGCCGCTTTGCGCTCCGCCCTCTCCGTGAAGGCGAAGGAAGGTCAGATCCTGGTGCTGGATCGCCTGGAGCTGCCGGAGCCGCGGACCCGGCTCATGAAAGAGGTCCTGGAGCGGCTGCCCGTCGGCAAGAGCGCTCTGATCCTGCTCGCTGGACCGAACGAGAACGTGAAGCGGGCAGTGCGTAACTTGCCCAATGTGGCCTATCTCCATGCCATGTGCCTGAATATTCGGGATCTTTTCAAGTATGAGACTCTGATTATTCCACGGGATGCGCTGGCCATGATTGAGGACTGGCTGACGCGTCCTGTGATCCGGAAGAAATTCGCACTGCCTCCAGCGGAGGCCGCATCGGCGGCTTGATCGAGAGCCCTGAGGGGGGGACGGGAAAATGGACCTGTATGAAGTGATCAAACGGCCGGTGATCACGGAGAAGGCGACCCGGCTCAAGGAGATGAATCAATACGTGTTTGAGGTGGATCCGCGGGCGAACCGTCACCAGATTCGGGAGGCCGTGGAGAAGATCTTTAACGTCCGCGTTCTGGATGTGCGGATTATCAACGTCCCGGCCAAGCGACGACGGGATTGGCGGGCGCGGATTCTCAGCAACAAGCCCAAGCAGGTGGTCCGCCGCCCGGGCTGGAAGAAGGCGATCGTTCAAATCGCCCCGGGCCAGCGGATTGATCTCTTCGAGGTCTAAGCGCCCGTAATCCCGGTCGAAGGCCCATCGAGCTGGGCCGGGAAGGTCGGGGCGCCGGCTCCCGTCGGTCGGTTCGGCAAGGAGGGATCCCAGCGGTAGTGGTGGAGGAGGACCAATGGGGATCAAGGTCTACAAGCCGACAACGCCCGGTCGCCGCAATGCGACCGGTTATACATTCGAGGAAATCACCAAGGATGAGCCGGAGAAATCCCTGGTTGTTCCTTTGAAAAAGCACGCCGGGCGGAACTTTCAGGGCCGGATCACCGTTCGCCATCGGGGGGGTGGCCACAAGCGGCTTTATCGCATCATCGACTTCAAGCGGCGGGATAAGGAAGGCATTCCGGCGAAGGTGATCAGTATCGAATATGATCCCAACCGCACAGCCCGCATCGCGCTGTTGCAATATGCGGATGGTGAAAAGCGTTACATCCTGGCGCCCCTGGGCCTGCAGGTCGGGGATATTGTGATGAGCGGACCTCAGGCGGAGATCAAGGTGGGCAACGCCATGCCGCTGGCCAACATCCCGGTGGGGACCCTGGTGCATAACGTGGAGCTGTATCCCGGGCATGGCGGTCAGATCGCTCGGGCGGCAGGCGCGGTCGCCCAGTTGCTGGGGAAAGAGGAGGGATATGCCATCCTGCGTCTGCCCTCCGGGGAGATCCGGAAGGTCCGCCTGGAGTGCTATGCGACCATCGGCCAGGTGGGGAACCTGGAGCACGCGAATATCCGGCTCGGCAAGGCGGGCCGCAAGCGATGGCTGGGCATCCGCCCCACGGTACGCGGCTCGGCGATGTCGCCGCGGGATCATCCGCACGGCGGCGGCGAGGGCCGGGCGCCCATCGGCCTGCCCTATCCGAAGACGCCATGGGGTAAGCACGCGCTGGGCAAGAAGACACGGCGCAACAAGGCCACCGATAAATACATTATCCAGCGCCGCCAGAAAAAGAAGTGATATCAGGCCAGGCCTGTTCAATGACGCGGCCAAACAGAGGGGAGGAGTGGGCGTCTTTTTCGAAAACGATATGTGGGACGAGGATGCGCTTCGGCGCACCTCTCCGGTGCAATCCCTTTGCTGATGAAGAAACCTCGAAGGGGGTGAGCGAGCATGGGACGCTCGCTGAAGAAAGGTCCGTATTGTGATCCCAAGCTGCTGAAGAAGATCGAAGAGCTCAATCGCCGGGGCGAGAAGCGGGTCATCCGCACCTGGTCCCGCGCCTCGGTGATCTTCCCACAGATGGTAGGGCATACCATCGCCGTCCACGACGGGCGGCGCCATGTGCCCATTTACATTACGGAACAGATGGTCGGGCATCGGCTGGGGGAATTCGCCCCAACCCGGACTTACCGTGGTCATACTGTCAAGGAAAAGAAAACAGGGGTCCGGTGACAGGAGAAGGGGTCTTCCCGCCTCTCGGATTGGGGCCCCGCTGGGTCAGCCCGGGGAATAACTTTTGAGATCGATGGGGGATGGCAATGGCGAATCGGGTTCGGGCAGTCGCCCGCTATATCCGGATCTCGCCTTATAAGGCGCGTCTGGTCTGTAATCTGGTGAAGGGGATGCGGGCCGAAGACGCGTTGAGCGTGTTGCGTTTTACCCCTAAGAAAGCGGCACGCTATGTCGAGAAACTGATCCGCTCGGCGGTGGCCAACGCAGAGAACAACTACGGTCTCTCGCCCGCGGATCTCTATGTGGTGGATATCCGGGCCGACGACGGGCCCCGATATAAGCGGGTCCGTTTCGCCGCTCGGGGCCGCGTCCGTCCGATCCTGAAGCGGACCACCCACCTTACGGTGGTTCTGGAGGAGCGGATGGACTGAGCCTGCTGTGTGGATGCAGAGGCTGGACCCATTGCGCGCGAGGAGGCGATCTTGGGCCGGAAAGTTCATCCGATCGGTTTCCGTCTGGGCATCACCAAGAACTGGCTGGCCCGCTGG
This genomic window contains:
- the rplC gene encoding 50S ribosomal protein L3; translation: MKGLLARKIGMTQMFNEQGEVVPVTVLRAGPCYVTQLRTPERDGYAAIQLGFEETKPRRLTQGERGHLLKRNLPPLRVLREIRLPGPEALASYQEGQVLTVSIFSPGERVDVTGWSKGRGFAGGIKRHGFARQAKTHGQSDRHRAPGSIGTNTDPGRVVKGKRMAGHYGNERVTVRNLQVVWVDPERHLIALKGAVPGPRGGLVIIRQAKRPY
- the rplD gene encoding 50S ribosomal protein L4, with translation MRVPVWNMEGQQVGEIELRPEVFEAPIHIPLMHQALVRQLANARLGTHKTKTRGEVHYSSRKMWPQKHTGRARQGSRDAPHWYHGGVVFGPRPRSYEQKMPKKMRRAALRSALSVKAKEGQILVLDRLELPEPRTRLMKEVLERLPVGKSALILLAGPNENVKRAVRNLPNVAYLHAMCLNIRDLFKYETLIIPRDALAMIEDWLTRPVIRKKFALPPAEAASAA
- the rplW gene encoding 50S ribosomal protein L23, whose amino-acid sequence is MDLYEVIKRPVITEKATRLKEMNQYVFEVDPRANRHQIREAVEKIFNVRVLDVRIINVPAKRRRDWRARILSNKPKQVVRRPGWKKAIVQIAPGQRIDLFEV
- the rplB gene encoding 50S ribosomal protein L2, whose protein sequence is MGIKVYKPTTPGRRNATGYTFEEITKDEPEKSLVVPLKKHAGRNFQGRITVRHRGGGHKRLYRIIDFKRRDKEGIPAKVISIEYDPNRTARIALLQYADGEKRYILAPLGLQVGDIVMSGPQAEIKVGNAMPLANIPVGTLVHNVELYPGHGGQIARAAGAVAQLLGKEEGYAILRLPSGEIRKVRLECYATIGQVGNLEHANIRLGKAGRKRWLGIRPTVRGSAMSPRDHPHGGGEGRAPIGLPYPKTPWGKHALGKKTRRNKATDKYIIQRRQKKK
- the rpsS gene encoding 30S ribosomal protein S19, translated to MGRSLKKGPYCDPKLLKKIEELNRRGEKRVIRTWSRASVIFPQMVGHTIAVHDGRRHVPIYITEQMVGHRLGEFAPTRTYRGHTVKEKKTGVR
- the rplV gene encoding 50S ribosomal protein L22, with translation MAMANRVRAVARYIRISPYKARLVCNLVKGMRAEDALSVLRFTPKKAARYVEKLIRSAVANAENNYGLSPADLYVVDIRADDGPRYKRVRFAARGRVRPILKRTTHLTVVLEERMD